The sequence AGCACCTGTTTAATATTTTTAAAGGTATATACCGATGCCAGGGCAAGGATAAATAGCTGATGATCTAAAGCGTCGGCGCTGATGATGTGGTGCCAGCCTAAGGTGAAATAAAAAAGAAAGTCGGACATGCGATACCGGCGTTGAAAGCGTTAAATTTAGCACGAATTTCACATTAACGAAACAAGCATTTGGCATGGCCGCTATATTTTACCAAACACTATTATATTGTTACATATTATCAGGTACGATTGTTCATAAACCCGCCCCGGCAACAAAAGCCCTGCACCCGCTGCATGTAAGCACTACCGAGATCAGCTACAACGCGCAAAACGGCCACCTGGAAGTGATCTGCACCATTTTTACCGACGATTTCGAAAGCACCTTAGGCAAGCAATACCATACACATACCGATCTGGTAAAACCCGATATGCACAAGGCGATGGATGCCCTGATCAAACAATACCTTGCCACAAACCTGCACCTGAAAAACAACGGCACCGATGCCCCGCTAAGCTACGTAGGCTACGAAATTAACCGCGAAGCGGCCAATGTTTACCTGGAGACCGACAAGGTTACTTTGCCTAAAAAGGTTGATGTGAATGTAAGCCTGCTACAGGATCTGTATAATGATCAGATCAATATTGTGCATATCAGCGTAAATGGTGTACGGAAAAGCGCTAAACTGGAGTACCCGAATAAGGTGGTGGGGCAGAGTTTTTAAGATTTTTGTTTACAATTTCATCTTCACTTCCAGCGCTTTGTAACGTTCAATCAACTTTGGTATTTCGGGATCTGCTTTTGCTGCCTTCAACTCAAATAAAAACTCACGGGCAGGGACAGACATACCGTCTTGTTTTATGGCGTTATAAACAAACCTTACTTTGTAAAGCTTCATTCTGCTAATGCTATCTAATTTACCCGAAAAAACAATAGGGGCATCTTTAAATTCATTTGTATAGTAATAAATTTTTATGATTAGCATAAGTTGTCCCTTTTACGGTAATGGGACCTCTTACTTCTGTTAGAAAAGGCACTTTATTAGATTTTGAAGATGATACTAACGAATCATTTTTTGTTAAAAAAGGCATCTGGTCAATCGTGCGGGTATGCATGAATGAATCGATGGGTATGCGATTTGGTATCTTTACGCTTAAAGAGTCATAGCGCAGCCCGTATTTATGGCCAGCATGGCAAACAACGTAAATGTATTTGATGGTATCTATTACATTCTTTTCGCTTACTACATCCATGTTCTTATTTAACTGAACCTTTGTGAAGGTGTATTGGCTACGATCCTTGTAAACCATATAACCGTCTTTTCGAAAAACATCAATACTATCCTTTACATCAAACAGTGTCCCATCATTTTTCGGGACCTGGAGATGATAAAATAACCGTACTGAATGTAAAATTTCGGTATCGTTTTTTCGAGTTGCACTAACACATGAGGCTATGATTAAGAGTGCAAAAAGATAATTTCTTATGGGCATTACCATGCTTGTCTATATTTAACTATACTGATACGATAGCAGGATAATGATCTTTATTTTAGATGTCCTCATTTCTTTGGTTTGGGGATTACCTTCTCAGGTATGGTATACTCTGTCAAGTAATTTGCCAGTTCCATCTCGGGATTATAACCATCATAAGTAACATAATCCTCCATAACCGGCCTGTTAAATTTTTTATTATATAACTGGTACCAGCCATCAACTATTTCGGGCATAAAAAAATCGTACGATGCGCTTACAACCCCAATCCCGGGAACAAATACAAAACGGTCCATACCGCGTTTGGCGCTGGCGCCATCGTGCACCCATTCACTCAACAGCCAAAATTGATACCGTTTCTGCCCGTTTGTGGTTTTGATATAAGAATTATAAAGCAGGTCGCCATTAGCAACATCTTCGTTACCCCCCATTAAACTTTTAGAATTGGTTGAATAATAACCATGCTTACGCTTATAAGCCGATTCATATTCGGCTATGCTTAACTGTTGTGCTGCCAGATTAATTTGAAACGATTTGTTTTTTTGCGTAGACGGATCGCTTATTATTTCAAAAAATTCGGTAAAGCAATCGGTACTGGAACAGTACCAGCCATCACTCTTTTTTACCAGCAAGGCATAGTTCCAGTACTTTAAATTGTTTTCCATCGTCGCCCCCTTTGCCGGATACCTGCCTGTACGGTTAATGGTCAACCTCTTCAAAGCATCGGCATCTATTATCTTATCCTTTATTGTATCCGGGTTTATCCTGTTCCAAACCGGGGCCAGGTTTTTACGGGAAGGCATTACCGAAAAAACAACAAGGTAACGCTGGTATAAAAAATTGTAAATTTCAATTTCTAAACCAATTCTTTCGGGCTTTTGATATAAAGCCCTGCGCAAGGTTACCTCGTGGATATTTAAAGAATCGCTTTTCCAGTTTTCGGGAAGCATTACATATCTCAATTCTTTACCCTGGCGGTTCCTATACCATGTACTGTCGCTCGGTGTACCGGCAAATAATTGCGCGCAACAAAAAATACAGAGCATTACAAGGATGATTCTTTTCATGTTTTAATTACCTGTTTAACCAAAATCATTTTATTGCTTTCGTAAAGGTAATATCACTTAAATTCTGGTGCCCGAACAATAAACGATTAGCTATAACGGCTTTTTTACTGTTATAATATCGATACTTTTTTGCCTTACCGGGAGCGCTGCTATATCGGCTTGATGCATGATGTAATGATCGCCCTCTGGTTCAATAATCTGATATACCTGTATTTCATCGAAACCATCCTCAAAACGTGGTTTTATCTTTTTTATAAGTTCAGGCAGTGTTACCAGTTTAAGCTTGTTGAAATCCGGTACCGAAATAACTTTACCTTTTCTTTTGATGTTATATTCAATTATTGGTTGTTCCCCATTTTTTAAGCATGGGCACTTTATTTCAAAGCATTTTAAATTTGCTCCGACAAAATAAACATCAACCATCCTATCTTTTACAAGGGTACGTGAGGTATCCACTAAATAATAGATACTATCTGTTACGTATCGTTTTTGAGATAATGCATTAAACTGCATTATAATTGCAATAATAAAAAGCGCAATAAATTTCATATGTTATATTTTGAATTTAAAAACTAAACTAAGTCCGTTAGGGTGGACAATCACCCGGTAATTTTTTGTTCGTTGGTGCGTTTAAATTGTTCGTATTAAATGTATTTATAGCGGTCGGAGATAAATTATATTTCGATACAATGCCATTGTAAGCTGTGTTCAATAAATTTTTCTCGAATTGACTCACACTGTCCTCTGCTAAATTAGTTCCATAGAGCATTGCCATTCTATACTCATCCATGGTGTGCCCGTTATTGTCCCAAGTAGCTAATATAGCTACCGCTTGATCAAAATAATCATTTATCATAGCAAAGTGATCCCGATAATTCATGGGTAGATTATAGTAGTAAAAATCATAATAAATTGCTGCTGAAGCCATCCATGAGTTAACACTTGGTTCATGAACTAAACTATCTACAGCATTATATAGTACATAATTAATATAAGCATGTAAAGTTTCGTGTATAGCTGCGGCCGCAATCAAAAGTTGAGAACTATTTTGAAGCATATTTCTATTAAGCGAAATAGTGGCATTTCTATTATCAGGTGTAGTTGAAGCCAATGTATAAGTTGTCGATGTTGATCCTGGTATTGATTGATTCCAAGGTAGCGTATTAGAATCTTCCCATTTCAAATCCGGCTTTTGCGATGTTGTAAACACTGATACAAAATTCAAATAAGCGGGATCCATTAGTAGTTTGTCTATGACTAATTTCGTTGCACAGGGAAAATGTTTTTTTAAACTATCCTCTATTATACGTACAGGTTCAGGTGGTACATAACCGCCGGTTTGATCGGGATAAATATACTGTCCATCTACGGGTCCCTGGGGTACACTTCCATCGCAAGTGCGCCCAAGTAATGTAACAGATATAATATCATTGCCATACCGAAGAACATAATACCAGTATGTACAATTCCCCGACCCGCCACTACTTCCATCACCATCCTGGGTTGGATCAGTCCCGACCGGTCCATCTAATAATTTTAACGAATTGGTTTGTTTTGTTCCCGTTGAGGTTAACGCCGCGGTTAGTTTCCCTTTCTTATAGATCCAGCCGCTTACAAATTTACCTTTAGGGGTAAAGTACAGTAGCTTTCCGCTAAAGTTCGGGTCGTGATGCTGAAAGGTATTTTGCGATAGTTTTGTAAAGTCGTTATTTATATATGCCGAATCGGCAATTACCGTCATAATATACGCTGTATAATTTTCGGCACTGCCAAAAATTAAAAAAGACGTACGGCTATAGTTTTTAAACGTGTTAGTTTTACCTGTGGAGCCCGCCTTTAAATCACTCTGCCAGTTAACAGCCCCATCCATTGGTATTTCTATAACGTGTTTATCCAACCGGGTATAATCATTAGCATTATCCCAGTCTGGTGTAATCAACTGGCTCATATCGGGTGTAGTGCTTCCATCACCTATGCTTGACAGTAAAAGATTTTTGTTAGCAGTAACCGGGTATGCATTTTCATACCATTTTTTAGCCTGACTAATATCTGGCTTGGCTGAATTATTTGAATCATTGCCCGATTTCCGGCAGCTATGAATAATAAATACAGAGAATAATAGTAAGAGGATAAAAAAGAGCCTCTAAAGAGCGGAGCTTACAGGTTTCTTCATTTTTTGATAAGGTTTTAAGTCGTTTCACAATTATACGGATATTTAATATAAAAAGTTATCTTTTTCCTTCTCACAATATCCTCCAAAATCCCCCGTTATATCACCAAAACTAAAACCTTAGTATCATTCCTAAAAAGGGTAAAAAGTGCCCATATGTTAACGTATGTTAATTTTTTTGAAATCCTAAGTTTTTAGTTATACTTTCGTGCGCTTAACTAAAACTGACCTAATGAGATTCACAATTCTACTACTATCTCTGTGCCTTTTCTTCTCGTTTACCACCCGCGCCCAAAGCCAATATTCGGTTAAGGGAACGGCTATCGACAGTGCGGCTAACCTGCGTTTGCACAACACCACCATTGCCGTTTTGAACGCCAAAGACTCCACCCTGCGCGCTTTTACACGCGCCGCGGCCAATGGATCGTTCAATATCGGGAACCTGAACAAGGGCAAATTTATTTTAATGGTTACCTACCCCGGCTATGCCGATTTGATCGAACGCTTCAGCCTCGATTCGCTTAAACCAGCCTACGATATGGGCAAGCTGAACCTAACCCTAAAATCAAGAGTACTACAGGAAGTATTGATAAAGGGCACCGTAGCCGCCATGAAGATAAAGGGTGATACTACCGAGTTCGACCCCAAAGCTTATGTTATCCAGCCCAACTCTAAAGTAGAGGACCTACTGAAACAACTACCCGGCATACAGGTAGATAAAGACGGCAAAATAACCGCCCAGGGCAAGGAAGTGAAAAAAGTACTGGTTGATGGCGAGGAGTTCTTCGGCGATGACCCTACACTTGTAACTAAAAACATCCGTGGCGATATGGTGGATAAGGTGCAGCTTTACGATAAAAAAAGCGACCAGGCCGCCTTTACCGGCATCGACGATGGCGAGAAGACCAAAACCATCAACATTAAACTAAAGGAAGATAAAAAGAACGGCTATTTCGGCAAACTGGATGGCGGTATTGCTACCGATAAATATTACAACGCCCAGGCCATGTATAACCGCTTCATTGGCAAAAAGAAGTTCTCGGGCTACTTTATCGGATCAAACACAGGCAAAACCGGCCTTGGTTGGGATGATAACAGCAAATATGGCAGCAGCCCCGAAATGCAGACCAGCCCTGAGGGGTATTTTTACTTTAGCGGCGGTGGCGATGACGACTCGTGGGATGGCCGTTACAATGGCCGCGGTATCCCGGTATCCCGCACCGGCGGCTTGCACTTTGATACCAAATGGGACAATGATAAAAAATCGATCAACACCAACTACAAAAATTCGTGGTTATCGGTTGATGGTAATCAAACCAATTCATCGCAGAACACGCTGCCGGGTTACAGCACCAGCAGCAACTCTAACCAGGATTTTAATAAAAAGATCTTCCGTCAAAAGATCGACCTGATGTACCAGATCAAACTGGACACGGCATCGACCCTGAAGTTTAATATAGACGGCACGGTGAAGAACAGCGACAATAACGACAATTACCAAAGCAGCAGCATGAATGGCCGCGGCGATACGCTGCTTAACCGCCAAACGCGCACCCTTACCAATAATACCGACGGGCAGGTCTTCAACGCCAACGTACTGTTTACCCACAAGTTTAAAAAAGCAGGCCGCACCATCTCTGTCAATGCAGGTACCAACATCAACAACAGCGATTCCAAGGGCTACCTGAAATCGGATACCAGGTTTTATAACCGTACCACCGGCGCGCTGGACAGCGCCCAGGTGATCGATCAGTATAAAAACAATGTTTCAAAAACGGCCAATATCACTTCTAACGCCACTTATACCGAGCCTTTGAACAAAATGGCATCGCTGATATTTAACTACGGGCTGACGAATAATCACAACAATTCCGACAGGCGGTCATATAATCCCGGCGCGGTGGGCCAGTATACCGTGTTGGATACTAAATTCAGTAACGATTACACGCTCGATCAGTTATCAAATAACTTCGGCACATCGTTAAACATGCGCACCACCAAATCAACCCTTAATATCAACGCGCGCGGATCGGCAGTTAATTATAAGCAAACCGACGAGATTAACCATACCACACTGAGCCGCAACTTTTTAAACTGGAACCCAACTGCCAGCTATCAGTACCGCTTCTCAGAGCAGCGTTCGATGCGTTTTGGCTATTATGGCTACACCGATCAACCCTCTCTTGAGCAGATCCAGCCCGTACGCATAAATACCGACCCGCTGAATATCGTATTGGGTAATCCCGGCCTGCGTCCGGCTTTTAACAGCAGCTTCAGCTTTAATTATAACTCGTATAAGATCCTGTCCGATCAATCCATCTGGATCAACGCGTCGTACGATATGACCAGCAATGCTATCGTGAGCAATACCGTTACAGACCGGAACACCAATAAAAGCACATCCCAATCGGTAAACCTGGTGGGTAAAACGCCAACCAGCTTTTATTTCAATACAGATATGGGACAAAAGATAATGGGCGTTACTTTTAGCCTGAGTATGAACGGCAACGGCGGCAAATCATACAATTACATTAATAACGAACTGAATACCACTACATCAAGCAACATAGGTGGCAACTTCGGTATCAGCAAATTCAAACAAAACAAATATGGCTTCCGCATCAGCGCGGGGCCGGGTTACGCTTTTGGCAAAACATCGCTACAGCCCGAAATTAACAACAACGGCTACACCTTTAGCGGTAATGGCTACTTTAACGTAACGCTGCCGGGCAAGTTTGAAATAAACGCCGATGGTAACTACGATTATCGCGGTAAAACACAATCGTTTAACGAAACGTTCAGCAAAACCATCATCAATGCGTCGATAGTTAAAACGCTGCTGAAGCAGAAGAATTTAAAGCTAACAGCAAGCTGTAACGATTTGCTTAACCAAAACCGCGGGTTCGACCGTTATGCCAACAACGGCGCCATCAGTCAAACTACTTATACTAATATTAAACGTTATTTTATGTTCTCCATCACCTGGGATTTTACCCAAATGGGCGGACCGGCACCAGCTAAAAACTAATATCGACTATGAAAAAAATAATTATACTGTTAGCATTCCTCATCGGCAGTAGCCAGGTTATGGCACAGGGCGGTCAGCATTTTACCTTTAACGGCACAGTTGAGTACGAAAAAACGCTGAACCTGTATGCCCTGATGAAAAAGAATATGGACGATAACGATGGCTTTATCCAAAGCATTTTCGAGGCCTTTAAAAAAGATAACCCCCAGTTTAAAAAGCTGAAAAGCACGCTGACCTTCACCAAAGACAAGGCCCTGTTTACCCCACTGCCCGATGAGAACCCGCTGAAAAACAGCTTTTTTTGGGATGGCGCGCCAACTACCCAGCAAACCAATGTTACCTATACCGATTTGGCTACCAATACCAGTGTTACACAAAAAAAGGTATTTGAAGAGCAGTTTTTAATGAGAGACAGCGTGCGCAAAATTAACTGGAAGATAACCAGCGAAACCCGCGATATTGCCGGCTACACCTGCCGCCGCGCCAATGCGCTGGTGATGGATTCGGTTTATGTAGTGGCATTTTATACCGATGAGATCCCGGTAAGCGCCGGCCCCGAATCGTTCGCCGGATTACCCGGGATGATATTGGGCTTAGCCATGCCGCACGAAAACATCACCTGGTTTGCCACCAAAGTAACCGATATGACCATCCCCGAGGGCAAAGTAGTTGCGCCGGCAAAGGGCAAACCCGTAAATAAAAAGCAATTAAAGGCCAAGCTTGATGATGCCATAGGCAACTGGGGCAAAGAGGGGCGCGAGTATTTGAAGTTGTTTATGTTGTGACGGGGACCTCACCTTGCCCTCTCCGAAGAGTAATAGCCCATGATTAGGCAGAGCCGGATAAATAGGCATTTTACAGATCACCCCGATGGGGTTCTGCCTTACTTACCGTCTTTTTCTACCAACATATCGCTCCAGCCGAATAAAGCCCCCTCTAAATCTCCCCCGGTAGGGGAGACTTAGGCTGCACAAGCGTAAAATTCTTAAAGTCCTCCCCTTTGGGGAGGATTTAGGTGGGGCTTAAAAGCTTAACTTAATGACATTGCCCGTAGGGGATGGCCTTTTGGTAGAAATAGGTTAAGCTTAAAATTTGGCTCCGCAGGAGCGGCCTGTTTATCTGCCTAATGATGGGCTATTACCCTCCGAAGGAGAAGATTTAACAAAAAAGCGATGGGCCTGCCCATCGCTTTTTTGTTGCTGCTTAAGTTCCCTCCCCCGGGAGAGTAATAGCCCATGATTAGGCACATTCCCAACGCTTTTTATCGCACGATGTCTAATCATGGGCTATTACTCTTCCAGGGCACTAAACCTTTTCCACGCCAGCCTCAAAATTTCCCCTATCGTTTTTAACAATCCGTTTACCTACATTTGCCCCCGAAACAAGTTCTTTACTTTTCTTCATCAACCGGTATAGGTTTTACTTAATTGTAAATTAATAGGGAACCGTGTGCAAATCACGGACTGTCGCGCAACTGTAAGTAACAACAAAGGTTTTTATCCACGCGTATCCACTGCCAAAAGCGGGAAGGACGATAAAAACTGTTACAAGTCAGGAGACCTGCCATATCGAATTGACAATGCTTTCGCGGTATGGGGCAGGGTCTGGTTTGGTGCGCTTTTTAGCCGGTGTTCTACCGGTTTGGTTTGCGCGCGTCCCTTTCTTTTTTCCATCACGCCATCGCATTGCGAAGTTTAGCTAACGGGCTTTTAACAGAATTATTTATTTAATTTTTTAAAAGAAATGCTAACGCAAAACCTGGGCTACCCGCGTATTGGTGGCCAAAGACAATTGAAAAAAGCCTGCGAACAGTACTGGGCAGGCAAAACCGATCTGAAAGAGTTGAAAGATGTGGCCCGCAAAATTCGCGAGGAGAACTGGCATGCCCAACTGGATGCAGGGATAGACCTGATCCCCTGTAACGACTTTAGTTTTTACGACCAGGTGCTGGACATGAGCACGCTGCTGGGCGCTATCCCCAAACGCTACTCGCCGGTGTTGTCGGCCGTGAAAGATAACAGCGAGATAGACCTGTATTTTGCCATGGCACGCGGTTATCAAAAGGACGGGCTGGACATTACCGCCATGGAAATGACCAAGTGGATGGATACCAATTACCATTACATCGTACCCGAATTTACGGCCAAACAAGAGTTCGCTATTTTTTCCGAGAAGGTTTTTGGCGAATACAATGCCGCCAAACGCACACTGGGCAGCAAGGCCAAACCGGTACTGATAGGCCCGGTAAGCTACCTGTTATTGGGTAAGGAAAAAGAGCCGGGTTTTGAACGGATAGAACTGATAAAAAAGCTGGTGCCCGTGTATGTAGAGATCATTAACCGATTGAAGCAACAAGGCGCCGAGTGGATACAGTTGGACGAACCCTGCCTGGTGACCGACCTATCGAAAAAAGAAAAGGAGGCTTTTGAGTTCGCCTACCGTTCTATCGCCAACCGGGTAAGCGGCGTGAAATTAATGCTGGCTACCTATTTTGATGGTTTATTTGATAATACCCAACTTGCCACCAGCCTGCTGGTATCGGCTTTGCATATCGACCTGGTGCGCGCGCCCGAACAACTGGACGAAGTGCTTGAGCTTATTCCCGCCAACCTCATCCTATCGGTAGGTGTGGTAGATGGCCGCAACGTTTGGAAGAACGACTATGAACGATCGTTACAATTCATCCAAAAAGCCATTGATAAACTGGGTGCCGACCATGTGATGATAGCACCGTCGTGCTCGCTATTGCACAGCCCGATAGACCTTGAACTGGAAACAGCCATCGACCCTGAGATAAAGAACTGGATGGCCTTTGCCAAACAAAAACTGGCGGAAGTAAGCCACCTTGCACAAATAGTTGAAGGCAAAACCGATCTGCTAAGGGTTAACAAAGCGGCTATTGAAAGCAGGCGAATATCGCAAAAAGTACATAAACCAACGGTGAAAGACCGTGTTGCGGCCATCACCAGGGCCGATGCTACCCGTGCCGGTGCCTTCCCTGTGCGCCAGCAGATACAGCAGCAACGCTTTAACCTCCCATCGTTCCCAACCACCACCATCGGCTCGTTCCCGCAAACGGATGATATCCGCCAGCTACGCGCTAAGTTAAAAAAGGGTGAACTAACAACACAGCAATACGAGCAGGCTATAGAACAGGCCACTATTGATGTGATACGCTGGCAGGAAGAATTGGGCCTTGATGTTTTGGTGCACGGCGAATTTGAGCGTAACGATATGGTGGAGTATTTTGGCGAGCAACTGGACGGTTTCCTGTTCACCAGGAACGGCTGGGTGCAAAGCTATGGCAGCCGCTGTGTAAAACCGCCGGTGATCTATGGCGATGTGAGCCGCCCGGCAGATATGACCGTGCGCTGGAGCACCTTTGCAGCTGCGCAGACCGATAAGCCCATGAAAGGCATGCTGACCGGCCCGGTAACCATATTGCAATGGTCGTTCGTGCGCGATGACCAGCCACGGGATATTACTACCCAGCAGATCGCCCTGGCCATTCGCGATGAGGTGATGGCGCTGGAAGCGGCCGGGATAGGCATTATCCAGATAGATGAAGCGGCCATCCGCGAGGGCCTGCCTATCCGCAAGGCCAAACACCAGCAATACCTGCAACAGGCCGTCGCCGCGTTCAAGATCACGGCCGGTGGCGTGCGCGACGAAACGCAGATACACACGCACATGTGCTACAGCGAGTTCAATAATATCATAGCCGATATAGCCGCCATGGATGCCGATGTAATCACGATAGAAACATCGCGGTCGCAAATGGAACTGCTGCAGGCCTTCGCCCATTTTGAATACCCTAACCAGATAGGCCCCGGCGTGTATGATATCCATTCACCACGCGTACCTGCTACTGCTGAGATGGTTGCCCTGCTTGAAAAAGCGGCCGGGCTATTGCCCGCCCGTAACCTGTGGG comes from Mucilaginibacter mali and encodes:
- a CDS encoding DUF6702 family protein encodes the protein MAAIFYQTLLYCYILSGTIVHKPAPATKALHPLHVSTTEISYNAQNGHLEVICTIFTDDFESTLGKQYHTHTDLVKPDMHKAMDALIKQYLATNLHLKNNGTDAPLSYVGYEINREAANVYLETDKVTLPKKVDVNVSLLQDLYNDQINIVHISVNGVRKSAKLEYPNKVVGQSF
- a CDS encoding outer membrane beta-barrel family protein, whose translation is MRFTILLLSLCLFFSFTTRAQSQYSVKGTAIDSAANLRLHNTTIAVLNAKDSTLRAFTRAAANGSFNIGNLNKGKFILMVTYPGYADLIERFSLDSLKPAYDMGKLNLTLKSRVLQEVLIKGTVAAMKIKGDTTEFDPKAYVIQPNSKVEDLLKQLPGIQVDKDGKITAQGKEVKKVLVDGEEFFGDDPTLVTKNIRGDMVDKVQLYDKKSDQAAFTGIDDGEKTKTINIKLKEDKKNGYFGKLDGGIATDKYYNAQAMYNRFIGKKKFSGYFIGSNTGKTGLGWDDNSKYGSSPEMQTSPEGYFYFSGGGDDDSWDGRYNGRGIPVSRTGGLHFDTKWDNDKKSINTNYKNSWLSVDGNQTNSSQNTLPGYSTSSNSNQDFNKKIFRQKIDLMYQIKLDTASTLKFNIDGTVKNSDNNDNYQSSSMNGRGDTLLNRQTRTLTNNTDGQVFNANVLFTHKFKKAGRTISVNAGTNINNSDSKGYLKSDTRFYNRTTGALDSAQVIDQYKNNVSKTANITSNATYTEPLNKMASLIFNYGLTNNHNNSDRRSYNPGAVGQYTVLDTKFSNDYTLDQLSNNFGTSLNMRTTKSTLNINARGSAVNYKQTDEINHTTLSRNFLNWNPTASYQYRFSEQRSMRFGYYGYTDQPSLEQIQPVRINTDPLNIVLGNPGLRPAFNSSFSFNYNSYKILSDQSIWINASYDMTSNAIVSNTVTDRNTNKSTSQSVNLVGKTPTSFYFNTDMGQKIMGVTFSLSMNGNGGKSYNYINNELNTTTSSNIGGNFGISKFKQNKYGFRISAGPGYAFGKTSLQPEINNNGYTFSGNGYFNVTLPGKFEINADGNYDYRGKTQSFNETFSKTIINASIVKTLLKQKNLKLTASCNDLLNQNRGFDRYANNGAISQTTYTNIKRYFMFSITWDFTQMGGPAPAKN
- a CDS encoding GLPGLI family protein — encoded protein: MKKIIILLAFLIGSSQVMAQGGQHFTFNGTVEYEKTLNLYALMKKNMDDNDGFIQSIFEAFKKDNPQFKKLKSTLTFTKDKALFTPLPDENPLKNSFFWDGAPTTQQTNVTYTDLATNTSVTQKKVFEEQFLMRDSVRKINWKITSETRDIAGYTCRRANALVMDSVYVVAFYTDEIPVSAGPESFAGLPGMILGLAMPHENITWFATKVTDMTIPEGKVVAPAKGKPVNKKQLKAKLDDAIGNWGKEGREYLKLFML
- the metE gene encoding 5-methyltetrahydropteroyltriglutamate--homocysteine S-methyltransferase, whose translation is MLTQNLGYPRIGGQRQLKKACEQYWAGKTDLKELKDVARKIREENWHAQLDAGIDLIPCNDFSFYDQVLDMSTLLGAIPKRYSPVLSAVKDNSEIDLYFAMARGYQKDGLDITAMEMTKWMDTNYHYIVPEFTAKQEFAIFSEKVFGEYNAAKRTLGSKAKPVLIGPVSYLLLGKEKEPGFERIELIKKLVPVYVEIINRLKQQGAEWIQLDEPCLVTDLSKKEKEAFEFAYRSIANRVSGVKLMLATYFDGLFDNTQLATSLLVSALHIDLVRAPEQLDEVLELIPANLILSVGVVDGRNVWKNDYERSLQFIQKAIDKLGADHVMIAPSCSLLHSPIDLELETAIDPEIKNWMAFAKQKLAEVSHLAQIVEGKTDLLRVNKAAIESRRISQKVHKPTVKDRVAAITRADATRAGAFPVRQQIQQQRFNLPSFPTTTIGSFPQTDDIRQLRAKLKKGELTTQQYEQAIEQATIDVIRWQEELGLDVLVHGEFERNDMVEYFGEQLDGFLFTRNGWVQSYGSRCVKPPVIYGDVSRPADMTVRWSTFAAAQTDKPMKGMLTGPVTILQWSFVRDDQPRDITTQQIALAIRDEVMALEAAGIGIIQIDEAAIREGLPIRKAKHQQYLQQAVAAFKITAGGVRDETQIHTHMCYSEFNNIIADIAAMDADVITIETSRSQMELLQAFAHFEYPNQIGPGVYDIHSPRVPATAEMVALLEKAAGLLPARNLWVNPDCGLKTRKWPETKAALENMVAAAHEARQKIGTETLV